The Vigna radiata var. radiata cultivar VC1973A unplaced genomic scaffold, Vradiata_ver6 scaffold_131, whole genome shotgun sequence genomic sequence TGAATGACCCACGCCTCTCCCGTGGTAACTACACCTAGCCTCTACATCGTAACACTTGGGGTATGGGGGTTGTACAGGCTTCATCGGGAAAACGGTGACCAGACCCTTTTTGACCAGGTTAGGCAGTAACTCAGTGTATGCCATAGGGATGGGGGTAAAGTTAACAAACTGATTCCTCCTTTGGTTGGCGTTTTGCCCCGCATTCAGATTCGAGCTCACGTTGGTCCCCGCTCTCCAAGCTTCAATTGGGATACGTTGCGGTGAATAATGCACTTGTTGTTGTTGAGGCTAGTCTGATGAGCAAACGAGGCATTAGCAACATAGGGAGCTGTGCTTAAGTATGGTTGATAATTAGTAGTGGGAGCTTGACTTCTCCACATGGGCATTATCGACGTTGCATGCACATCTCCCTCCTTCTTCTTTCCTGGATTGAAGCTGGGCTTTTTGTAGCTTGTGGCCGCGGACGGGCCATATGCAATCTTTCCATTCTTCAACCCGATTTCAATCCTTTCGCCAATTACGATGACATCTGCAAAATTGACGGATACATTTCCAACCATATGCTCGTAAAATGGGGGTTGGAGCGTGTTTACGAACATTGCTACCATTTCTCTATCAAACAACGGCGGCTCGACTTGCGCAGCTAGCTCTCTCCATCTCTGGGCATACTCCTTAAAGGTTTCATTGTCCTTCTTCGCCATATTCTGCAGCTGCAGACGGTCTGGTGCAACATGGGTATTGTATACATATTGTTTCACAAAGGCGTCGGCCAGATCCGCCCAACAACGAATACGAGATGACTCTAGGTGGGTATACCAGTTCAACGCCACCCCAGCCAAACGGTCCTGGAAAATGTGGATGAGTAGTTGTTCATCATACGCATATGCAGCCATCTTTCTACAGTACATGGTCAGATGGCTTTTAGGGCAAGTACTACCCTTATACTTCTCTAATTCCGGGGCCTTGAACTTAGGCGGTATTTTTACGCTAGGGACCAGGCTCAATCTTGCAACATCGCCAAATCCTCCAGAATTTCCTCCAAAATTTCCAGCTTGCTTTTGGTTCCGTCAACGCTATTAAGTACTCCATGCAAGGCGGTGTGTGTTGTAGCCTTGGCTGAGGAGTTTTCCCTAGCAGCCATGTGTACAGGTTGGGGTGTCACTGTCACTCGCGTTCCTGCAAGCGTAATCGTCTCGTCTATCCCTACTCCTGCAAAGGGTGCTGACACCGAGGTAGGACCCTGAGTGCCGATTGGCGGTACATTAACGGTGGTGGGAAAAGAGAATGACACATGCTCAGCTTCCGAGTAATCTCCCGTAGGAGGGGTGTATCCCGGCGGCAAACCGTACATCGGGAAAGGAATCGATGGGCTTAAGGTGTTAAGCATTGGGGGATAAGGGGGAGCATTCCCCTTGATTTGTGCCGACGACGACTCTCCTGCAGTCTTCAAAGATTCTATGGCGGCGAGGATCTGGCCGATCTGATCCTTCAGCTGGCTGATGTCGGCCTTGACAACCTCGTGTGCTTCCTCCCAGTCCTCCATAATTCTCGAATTAGCCCAGGTCCTGTAAGGATGTCGTGGAAGTCTCGACGTTGTTTTTCCTCACTTTTATACtgctttattatttaattaattcaaattagacgaaaaatgaaatatgctaAAAAAAGTGTGATGCATGCTAATGATAGGTGGAAATCACAGGATCACGATGACATTACTGATGGAAATTAACGCAATTGGGTACTAAACAACGTCCCACATTTTTCGTTTAAAGAAGAATCAGTTTATTTCCTGAAGGAACAAAATACAAAGATCTCCAAGTACATCAGTCCCTAGCTCGGGCAATTAAGGAATTGATCTCACCTACTAACCATTtacaatgattaataaaaagttCTATTTCTGCCGGTGGGCTACGAAAGTGAGCACTTGCTTCGGCATTCAACACCATTCTGGGGATATCTTCGATTGCTCCATTTGCCAAAGCAGCCAACTGAGAAAAGCTTTCCTTCCAGTGCTTCAGAGCCACTTCTTGTTCTGCGATGTGAGCTTCCATTCGCCTTACCAAAGCCTGATGCCTCTCTTCAAATTCCATCGACCTCCATCATTCCTCTTGTTCTTCAATGTAATCTTCCATTTGTCTTAGCATGGCCTGATGCTCCCTTTCGGCTTCTGCTAGCTTCCAGCGTTCTTGGGTCAGACCTACCTCAAACGACATAGCCATTTCCTTCATTTACTGCCCCACTTCTTCTACATGAATCTGAGCTTTTCTTagtctttttagggtttctctctTGTCTCTTTTGGCTTCTTCGTAGAGGTTTTTCCACTGTTTCCCTTCTTCCAAAGTTGAATTCTTCTCTTTTACTCTCATGGCTAGCTCTTTGTTTGCTGCTGCAAGATTCTGCTTCAATCGGAACACGTAGCCTCTTTCAGCGTTTTGGCTTCTAACTATTTCTTCATAGGCTCGCGACTTATCTTCTTTATCATTCCTCATATCCACAAAATCGTTACGCGCAATCTGTAATTCCTTCTCCAACCTGGCATTCCTCACTTTCAACTTCTCCATCTCCGCTTTTAATTGCTTCACTTCTTCACTCTCTAGGTCCTGGGATGGTTCTTCACTAGCTAGCTAGTCATTGATTCGCTTTAAAGGCAATTTGACCTTCTCCACCCTTTCCAGGATCCAGGCGTGATAACCAGCCCTGCTATCCACCACTCCAACCCTCAAATCCCTTTCGGCTCGCACAACATTTTTCCAAGCGCTTCTAACCTTCCTTAACATTTCAGTGCAATGTCCGTCCTCATAGTAGATGAAGAATGCTGTGAGAGAATCTGGTGAAGGTGCCCCCTTCATGGGATGCCCGAACTACCTTTGAACCAAAACAGGATTGTAATTGATGCAATATCGAGCACCTATGAGAGGTACATTAGGGAAATCGCCACAATGATGGATGGATGGTTTAATCCCAAGCCAAGGAAGATGCCATCTTACCTTTCCCCCGTATAGGCCAGCAAAGAAATGGGCCCACTCATTTCCTCCTTTTTCTTTAAGCCCTTGGTGCGACGGATCCTTCGATGAGCACCCGACATCAACCACCCCCTTAAACATGCATGCGGTCATCCATGCATACAACGTCGGCAAGCAACAAAggattttcttcccttttctctcATGGATAAAACTCATGGTCCCATACACATCTGCGAGGATTGCTGTTACGGGGTTCTCTGATCTCGTCTTTCTTGCCACGAAGACATCAATAGCGGTGTAATCCACTAAGTCTTCCATCCTGGGAAACAAGACGATGTCGTACACGGTGAGAGCCAAAACATCCATAAAAGTCTCCCACTCTTCCCTATCGGCCAGATGATACAGATACTGTTCAAGATACCCTTGTGTCAGTCCACGCACTTGATTCCTCATTACCAACTTGTCTTCTAGTTCCTTGGGACGCAATCTCATTATGGCGGCAATGGTAGAGATGGAGGCGTGATGCTCCAAGTATTGATACGGCGTGGTACCCTCTTGTGGTAAACCCAAGATGTGCTCAAATTCTTCTATAGTAGGCGCCAGCTGGAAGTCCTGAAAGGTGAAACATCTTAGCGGAGAGTCATAATATCGGGCTAGAGCTGTGATAGCAGGCAGCTGTACTTCGATTTCCATTAGGCTCAAAAGATTtccattctttttcttgaaagtTTCCCTCTTTATGGTCTTCAGCCTCTTGCCTAAATTTATCAACCCTGTTAGTTTTCCCTCATGAATCCTTAGGCAAGGTTTCTTTCTTAAAATGGCAGAACCAGTCTGTGGTGCAGCACCGGATCTTGCATCAACTTCCATCCTGTATATGATCACGCAAATGCCTGTGATTTCCCCTAAAACCAACATGTTACCAAATGATGTATGAACATGATGCATGACAATATAACGacgtaaataatattatgacTAACAAAACGCATGCATAATATGAACATGCGATGacattattattgttttcctttaaaaaaaatagagtggGGGTTATAGGAATACACGCGTCTCCCTTTTGTGCCCTAACGAAGGTTCAACGCTTAAGGTCCAAGGTTAGGTATATGCAACCTCACAAGGatggttccctgagcctaaagATCAATGGTTagtagagctatggcccccaaCATAGCacctccacaacagtcgagtaatcaactaggtgtgaagatacaaatgaaaagaacaaactctagttggggttctcacgatagccaaacaggaagaatatcccaagtggcaccgctacacaacccctctatttctaagctatactcagacccgggtatagggcctcactcatgatatgcataaagtgtgtgtgtgaagggagaatggaatgcacccaaaccctcacctgcaaaacaaccagaaaaattcCCAGGctgatataaacatgttttttaccctagggttcaatttgcaattatttcaaacatcaaacattgataaagaaaaagggaaagaaaaacataaagcaaaaccacatcgaatttgcgcatctaattaaatggcctgactctcaaaGTCCCCAacggagtcgccatctgtcgcaaccggaatcgcgacgggacgacaatccaaaaaagaaaacatattttgaaaaggagtttggagtcgccaccatagtttattatggaaaactacggaaaaaccataaaatgataagacttagtctatgaaaaccagaTTTTGGTTTcaggagtcggttacgtgtagggaaggtgttagcaccctacaacgcctgccctaaggcagtacctttaattaaatgtgcaaacttgatgtggtttttcaaaatgtttaattatcccagaaaataaaattctaaagaaacaaaaatatttttttattttttgtgcccaaCTAGGATTGACCTTGaaagtgagaaatcagggttacgtagttctagctgaaagattgtttgtttgtttgaaaatgtttttagtttttgaagattttatatttttttggtattttttatataaaaaaggggaaagtttttttagcacaaggcctacgcgaacggtcgcacgtgtgctttaaaccctttgaaataattttgttaatttttgaaagaagaagaaaaagtttttagcgcaaggccgacagaatggtcgcacctgtgcttaaacctttaaaatgaaattttgttgatttttaaaaagaagaagaaaaagttttcagcgcaaggccgacagaatggtcgcacctgtgcttaaacctttaaaatgaaattttgttgatttttaaaagaagaagaaaaagttttcagcacaaggccgatagaatggtcgcacctgtgcttaaacttttaaaataaaattttgttgacttttaaaagaagaagaaaaagttttcagcgcaaggccgacagaatggNttttcagcgcaaggccgacagaatggtcgcacctatgcttaaacctttaaaatgaaattttgttgatttttaaaagaagaaggaaaaaaaaggtttttaacacaaggccgacagaatggtcgcgcgtgtgctattaacctttttaaaataaattttttattacttttataaaagaaggaaaaaggtttttgtaaaagaaaaggaaaagatttttagcacaaggcctacacgaacggtcgcacgtgtgcttaaaccttttcaaaatattttttattgattttaatttttatgatttttaaatttttatttttattagcaaacaataataaaataaattctaaagctaaagcaataaaagcaaagacaataaaatgaaaacaaaaagtccaATAAGAATGGGAAAGGAAATGTAACCAGGAAATTGATCTTCGCCCTTCTGAAGCTACCTTAAAGGTCCTCCACTGCACCACAAAAAGCTTCTACAAAAAGTTGTTCATTCATCTGTGCACATGCCTCTTTGTCCCACTCCTTTTTCCctttattctctttcttctctttccgaaattggatttttctccttttttttttctgttcccttatgctctcttcctGAAGTTCAATCCTCTCCTCCTCTGGCCGCGAGGTCCTTTCCTACCAGGTAGTGATGATCAGTGGCAGTCTAGGGTTTCCAATGTTTTCTGATTGTCCGGTTTTCTCGGATGAATGACCTCTCTTTTCTTTGTTCTCGCAATGGTCAATGATAATCCTCAATTCCCTCTAGCCTGGTAAAGGAAATCAGATCCCCTGAATAATCAATCTCGTCCCATTTTGGGAAACTAATCTCCATCTCAAGAAAAACGTTCCTCCATCGTGATCCAGAAAAATCCTGATCTTAACGCCCGGGCTCTGAGCGCCCACCCGCCACTGTGCCGACCGCATATTCCCTCGTGCAACTCCCTCAAAACATATTATGCCTCCTCGGTTGCCAAGCATTTTAACATTGGGGTAACATAATCTCTTCTGTACAATTCTTCTCTGACAATGACATATTTGCCTATCTGCTTGGCGTAGCTTGGACGAAGAGTCTTTCCCTCCTCCCATTGTTTAATCAAAAGAATGAACTCTCTTCGCCAATCTTCCTGATCGGCCATGCGACTCACCTGCAAACACTCTATCGTCGGTTTAGTCATGATTTGACGAATCATCGAAGACAAGTGCCCTTTCTTTTTACCAGAAGTCAACTTGGACAGCTTATCAGCTCTAGCGTTCTCCTCCCTAGGAATATATTTCAACTCTAAGGACTTAAATTGAGCCACCAGTTGCTTGGACTTGTGGAAGTATTGCAACAAGTGTTCATCCTTAACTTGAAAATTGCCATTCATATGTTCCTCTACCAACTGCGAATCAGTCCTACATTCAAGAAATTCCACTCCCAAGTCCCTTGCCAACTCCATCCCAGCCAGTAGAGCTTCGTACTCAGCCTGGTTGTTACTgactttgaagaaaaaaatcaggGACTACTCTATCACCATACCGTCCGGGCCCTCCAGAACAATCCCTGCCATCCCACCTTGTCGACCGGATGACTCATCGACAAAGAGTCTCCATGAATGATCGCCTCTGTCCTCCATAGGTAATTCCGCTACAAAATCCGCCAAATGTTGTCCCCTGACAGATCCCTGTGGCTCGTAGCACAAGCCAAACTCCGAAAGTTCCACCGACCATCCTATCATTCTTCCAGCCAGGTTAGGCTTTCTTAAGATCTTCGCGATAGGATAGTCTGTGCGTACTACCACTTGACTCCCCTGGAAATACGGTCTGAGCCTCCGTGCAACAATTAACAGAGCTAGAACCACCTTCTCCAACCGTTGATACCTAGTCTCTACGTCCTTTAAAATTCTACTCACGAAGTAGATCGGTCTGAACTCTGGAGTTTCTTGCACCAGTGTTGCACTGATTGTCTCCTCATCGACCGCCAAGAATAACTGCAACTCACAACCTTGATCCGGTCGCCTCATGACAGGAGTTTCGGTGAGAATTTCCCTAACCTCCTTGAAAGCTCTCTCACAATGCTCGTCCCAATGCCCTTTTGCATCCTTTTTCATAATCTTCAATATTGGCTTGATGCGCTCAGCCAGCATTGGGATGAATCGGGACAACGACGTTAAAAGCCCTACCAATCTCTGCACCTCCTTCAAATTTGGTGGGCTCCTCATCTCCAACATCGCTCAACACTTATCTCGATTTGCCTCAATTCCTCGGGAAGTTaacataaaccctaaaaatttcCCGACTGAAATGCCAAAGGTGCATTTAGAAGGGTTCAAACGCATTCCAAACTTGCGCTCCTGACGAAGTACTTCCTCTAAATCCAGAACGTGCTCCTCTACCGACCGGCTCCTTATGAACATGTCATCCACGTAAACCTCCATGCGCTTCCCTATCtggttttgaaagactttatcCATCAATCGTTGATAGGTAGCTCCCACATTCTTCAACCCGAACAGCCTGACATCATAGCACTAATTGGATCGCTCCATTATAAAGGTAGTTTTCTCCCTGTCCGACCGATACATAGGAATCTGATTATAACCTGAGTAAGCGTCTAAAAAACTCAAAACCTCATACCCGGAAACTCCATCAACCAAGCCAATAATATTGGGAAGAGGATAAGTGTCTTTCGGACATACCTTATTCAGATCTATGAAGCCTGTACACATCCTTCATTTTCCGTTGGATTTCTTCACCATCACATCGTTGGCTAACCATGTAGTGTACTTCACTTCCCGAATGAATCCTGCCTCTAACAATTTACTAACCTCCCCATCTACTGCTCTTCTCTTCTCCTCCCCCAACCTCCGCTTCTTCTGCACCACTGGCCAGACATCTTTAAACAAGGATAACTTGTGCGATATTACATCAGAATGAATCCCCGACATGTCTGCCACAGTCCATGCAAACTAATCCTTGTTCTTAAGCAATTTGTCCTCGGTCGATCTGGCTTGGACCTTAGTGAGACCACGCCCCAAAGTAGTAAATTGTTCTCCATTTTCTCCTATAACGAACGGCTGCACTTCACCCAACGGCTCCATTCGATCTTCCAGGTGCGCTCTAGGGTCTAACTCCTGCATAGCCACTTCCGACCGTTTACCCACGGGTTCAGAATTCCTTGGTTTCACCCTTAACCCCGTCGCGTAGCACTCACGGGCCATCTTTTAATCAGCCCGAACAGTATGAACCTCCCCATCATCAGATGGGTACTTCAATGCTAAATGGGGAGTCGAGACAATAGCCCCAAAAGCGTTCAAACATGGTCGTCCCAAGAGGACATTGTACAAAGTTTCCGCATCCACTAACAAAAACCTGACCTTTAGCTCCTTAGCGTTCTTATCCACCCCTAGGCTCGTTCTTAAATCAACATCGCCTCTAGTGTCCACCCTTTCCCCAGCGAACCCCACGATTTGCTCATTGAAGGGCATAATGGCGTCTTCCGAAATTTCCATCTGCGTAAAGGTCttccaatataatatattagtcGAGCTTCCTTGATCGACTAAAACCTTTCTCACTTGAGACCGAGCGATCATAGTGGTGATCACCATCGGATCATCTTGTTCCAAGTCGGGAGCATGGAAATCCTCATCTGAAAAGGTAATAGCTAGCATTGATCTCCTCTGCATATCCGTTCGGTTGACACTATGTAAACTCCTCAAGTGCCTCTTTCGAGCCGCTCTAGATGGGCCGCCCCCCGCACTTCCTCCCGAGATGGTGTTGATGACTCCCTGGACCGACCGCTCCCTACTCTTGCTTCTGCTGCAATCTTTCTTTCTTGGTTCGTCTCTCTTAGGAGGGTAGTTCCCCCTAAACGACCGCCGGACTCCACTTGAGGACATTCCTCCCCCCATGCTGCACAAATCTCTAAAGGTGCCCCGCTTGCACCAAACTTTCCAACTTATCCTTCAGCGTTATGTAGTCCTCTGTTATATGCTCCATGTTCTGGTGATACTGACAGTATTTACTTTCGTCAGCGCCTCGTGGCGTTGGCGATTTCAATATAGTCAACAAGTCAGCTCTTAGAGCCTTTTCAATTACTCTTGCCCTAGGAGCATTCAATGGTGTATGATGAACATATTGAGGGATTCTAGGCTTATCCCTACCCTCTGCACACCACCTCCTTCATTTCTCCCGAACGTCCTCCTTTCCCTCCTTCGCTCCTCTTTTTGCCCCCTTTAATACGTGCGACCATCTTCAATTCGAATGAAGCTTGTTAGTCTGTTCTGCACTCCATCCATCGTTTGAGGCTCTTTAGCGTAAAGATAGTCTACAAACGGTCTCGGCCTTAACGCAGACGTTAATGCACTCACTATTAATCTCTGATCAACATTCCTCACCTATCGTGTCGTTCGGTTGAACCTATTGATGAACGTCTTAAGGGACTCCTCTTTCCCTTGCTTCATTCTTACTAAAGTTGTATACGTCTAGCCCTGAGATCTGTTCGACGCATATTGTTGGCTAAACAACTGCCTTAACATAGCAAAACTATCAATTATCCTTGGCTGAAGTGAATGAAACCAATCTAAAGCCTCATCCTTCAATGTTAAGGAAAAAACCCTACACCACACTAGTTCGTTTGAAAAGTATACAGCCATAGTGTCGACAAAAGATCAAAGATGCTTGATAGGGTCAGTCAACCCTTTATACTTTTCTACTGATGGGAACAACTTGTTCTCTGGCATGACCACTCCCATGACAATTGCGGTGAAAGGGTGCAGTCCTTCTGCTTGGCCGGATTGTTCGATCAATGCTTGATCATCAACCATCGGATTTTGGGCTTAAGACGCTTCCCGATGCTCCTACTCCTAATCATTTTGGTCATTCAAGTTTCTTCCCCCATCACGTCCGCCTCCACCTCCATATCGCCCATTCCCTCCTTGTCCTCGCCCGTTTCCTCCCCGCCCTCACCCATTTCCTCCTCGCCCTCGCCCATTTCCTCCTCTACCACGTCCGTTGCCTCCTCCACCCCGCATGTTAAGTTCTGAAGCATTAGTCGCTTCCCTTGTTCGTTCTTGAGTTGCTGGGTCACTTTCCCCTTCATTTTCTGAATGAAAGGTCTCAACATTTATTGATTGCGACGATCGCACCCTTGAGTCGTTCCCTCGTTCAGCTCTCATTGCTGTCATCTCCGCCATCATCTCCTGcatttgtctttgcatttcccgAAGCAACTACAAATGTTGCTCTCCTTCCATTGTGATCTTCCTTGGGTTATCCACACACTCTcgagccccacggtgggcgccaaaatgtttctgTTGAGGGATCTGTGACTGTACGCTCCAAGTTCTTTCCTCAATCTCCCGATCTCCTAGTGTGCGCCGAAGATCC encodes the following:
- the LOC106753481 gene encoding uncharacterized protein LOC106753481, with product MEVDARSGAAPQTGSAILRKKPCLRIHEGKLTGLINLGKRLKTIKRETFKKKNGNLLSLMEIEVQLPAITALARYYDSPLRCFTFQDFQLAPTIEEFEHILGLPQEGTTPYQYLEHHASISTIAAIMRLRPKELEDKLVMRNQVRGLTQGYLEQYLYHLADREEWETFMDVLALTVYDIVLFPRMEDLVDYTAIDVFVARKTRSENPVTAILADVYGTMSFIHERKGKKILCCLPTLYAWMTACMFKGVVDVGCSSKDPSHQGLKEKGGNEWAHFFAGLYGGKFGHPMKGAPSPDSLTAFFIYYEDGHCTEMLRKVRSAWKNVVRAERDLRVGVVDSRAGYHAWILERVEKVKLPLKRIND